The following coding sequences are from one Candidatus Zixiibacteriota bacterium window:
- a CDS encoding S8 family serine peptidase, whose translation MLTSRTVLVYAGLLLLAMPLIAGAREPGYDSLKITIRFDQTVSVDQQDSIVAAIGRIADVLDDYHVYHGFMACSLTTGNGYINFLDSLRGIEEISLVEPYYISEIGTPSLVGASFCVGLQPGTTLEFVDSLIAHYDLELGRQPMTNVAEIINTDSSNLRLWQLVDTFLTLPGLAFVQPNYGPGVEADGYRLYDYYHDFQPHLKKVIGTFDSASVWDFAGMNRDVVVAVLDRGVDEHEDLPSERIIHGYDFAHKDSTPTPEWFTGHGMACAGIIAASHSTDSISQFVRSSGMISMDPFVSILNVKMLCNGPGDIFDCVIDDMGRAEAITYAYKQGADILSCSWSFGWTATVKDTDRVAINWALDSAYEFGRNGRGCPHIFSSGNKGEQRYAVSYPARYEKCFAVGAIDLDDDHYPWSGSGPDFYGDDTIVVLDIVAPSAGKGVFDPEDTIYGDVWTLDQMDTLGLNDGGYFKDTNHTWLCGPPGPPATNDNNYNCQAGGTSMAVPLVSGTAALLLSRDSTLTVDTVYQILCSSAVWMPEWGWTGFRPDSNYGWGRVDAFRAVLSISHGNVDNSADMQVDIGDLVYLVDYMFTEGPAPFPSVRLADMDCSGGVIDMDDATYLIDWMFTGGPEIVNPCYVFE comes from the coding sequence GTGCTCACATCTCGGACAGTACTAGTTTACGCTGGCCTCTTGCTTTTGGCTATGCCCTTGATTGCCGGAGCGCGCGAGCCTGGCTACGATTCGCTGAAGATTACAATCAGATTTGACCAGACAGTCTCGGTTGATCAACAAGATAGCATAGTGGCTGCCATTGGCAGGATAGCGGATGTTCTTGACGACTACCACGTTTATCACGGCTTCATGGCCTGCTCTCTGACAACCGGAAACGGGTACATCAACTTCCTAGACTCGCTACGTGGTATCGAAGAGATATCTCTGGTGGAACCATACTACATATCCGAAATCGGCACGCCCAGTCTCGTCGGGGCCAGCTTCTGTGTCGGGTTGCAGCCTGGAACTACTCTTGAATTCGTGGACAGCCTGATTGCCCACTACGACCTTGAACTAGGCCGACAGCCGATGACCAATGTGGCAGAGATTATTAATACCGATTCATCAAACCTGCGTCTCTGGCAGCTTGTCGATACTTTCCTAACCCTGCCCGGCCTCGCTTTTGTCCAACCAAACTACGGCCCGGGAGTCGAGGCTGACGGCTACAGATTGTATGACTACTACCATGACTTCCAGCCGCACTTGAAGAAGGTAATCGGGACCTTCGACAGCGCCTCTGTCTGGGACTTCGCCGGAATGAACCGCGACGTTGTAGTTGCCGTGCTGGACAGGGGTGTGGATGAGCATGAAGACCTGCCATCGGAGAGAATCATTCACGGCTACGACTTCGCCCATAAAGATAGCACTCCAACACCGGAGTGGTTTACCGGACACGGAATGGCCTGTGCTGGAATAATAGCTGCTTCACACTCTACGGATAGTATCTCGCAGTTTGTGCGATCCAGCGGAATGATATCAATGGATCCATTTGTCAGCATTCTCAACGTGAAAATGTTATGTAACGGACCCGGTGACATTTTCGATTGTGTTATTGACGATATGGGCCGGGCCGAGGCTATCACCTATGCCTACAAGCAGGGCGCTGATATTCTGTCATGTAGCTGGAGTTTTGGTTGGACTGCTACTGTGAAAGACACTGACAGAGTGGCCATCAATTGGGCCCTTGACAGCGCCTATGAGTTTGGCCGCAACGGACGTGGCTGCCCGCACATATTCTCCTCCGGCAACAAGGGGGAACAGCGTTATGCAGTCAGCTACCCGGCCCGATATGAAAAGTGTTTCGCCGTAGGAGCCATTGATCTTGATGACGATCACTATCCTTGGAGTGGGTCTGGCCCGGATTTCTATGGCGACGATACCATTGTGGTCTTGGATATAGTAGCTCCCAGTGCGGGCAAAGGTGTGTTCGATCCGGAAGACACAATCTATGGCGATGTTTGGACACTGGATCAGATGGACACACTTGGCCTAAATGACGGCGGGTATTTCAAGGACACTAACCACACGTGGCTATGTGGGCCGCCGGGCCCTCCAGCCACCAATGATAACAACTACAACTGTCAAGCGGGCGGGACGTCTATGGCGGTACCCCTTGTATCCGGCACAGCCGCGTTGTTGTTATCACGCGACTCCACCCTCACCGTTGATACGGTTTACCAGATACTTTGTAGTTCGGCTGTTTGGATGCCTGAGTGGGGTTGGACAGGTTTTAGGCCCGACTCTAACTATGGTTGGGGGCGGGTGGATGCCTTTCGGGCCGTGCTGTCGATCTCTCATGGTAATGTCGACAACAGTGCCGACATGCAGGTCGACATCGGCGACCTGGTGTACCTGGTCGACTATATGTTTACCGAAGGTCCAGCGCCATTTCCATCGGTTCGGTTGGCTGATATGGATTGCAGTGGTGGCGTGATTGATATGGACGACGCCACCTACTTGATCGATTGGATGTTCACAGGCGGACCAGAAATAGTAAACCCGTGCTACGTGTTCGAGTGA
- a CDS encoding right-handed parallel beta-helix repeat-containing protein: MKAFPLGLTLALALAAKTNSTVIYVPADQPTVQAGVDVASVGDTVQVAPGRYYEHVAITEAVTLLGETRNSTVIDASDSGDCILVSAAGVVIKNLSVQHGGPLGPYEGAWDSGIRIVETENVLVEDCFVYDNGAAGISLTASSFCTIRGCYIWDNVTGVYFYEDVYGSFSNNADNQIIGNVVGLNSSIGIHFEHSVSLYHSDNIVRSNFVVGNGVGMSMLMSQYNDVVFNHFYWNVGRALVLGMCMGGGENNTFHHNSFHNNNAGDTQAQDYGDGTDYWYSVYQQEGNYWSDYTGVDNNGDGIGDTPYTIEEGETYDLYPLMVPEDSDGDGFIDSVDNCPGLYHSNLADADHDFIGDECDDCTDFDGDGYGNPGLPNNTCPDDNCPNVYNPAQEDFDGDGMGDSCDYYAPAIDQIWTTCLGLAVDNDGNFGVKGNDADGGCNLDYTQYGGDCDPGADVYLYDGSPFVLRINGDDTLLCQALHNTHNYLRVGWGRPYEGVITTPWFDLYRSGTFVTNDYSIGLEQWFWVPKDPEYCTFIIKALKVYSFDGQQHDNVSVGNGIDWDIPGDGGGNEGGFDTTHRLIYIRGLESDGAGCQDNDARYGGEALLSFHSNDTCADAWGTQPYSAYVATNPDYLWPEGGLVASELDSMIHLPGYKIEHDTVDLHAVMTYFVDQTLMPGDTVTVYSALTTVREGSLPILFNNVSLAQFWLSAFVTQDCYCCRGLRGNIDNDPLNQIDISDLVALVDYMFTGGPGPECPEEADMNADGGWDIADLVYLVDFMFNGGPPPVACP; this comes from the coding sequence TTGAAGGCATTTCCGCTTGGCCTGACCCTGGCTTTAGCTCTTGCGGCCAAAACCAATTCAACTGTAATCTATGTCCCCGCCGATCAGCCAACGGTCCAGGCCGGGGTCGATGTAGCGTCGGTAGGCGACACCGTCCAGGTCGCCCCCGGCAGGTATTACGAACATGTTGCCATTACTGAGGCCGTCACGTTGCTCGGTGAGACTCGCAACAGCACTGTCATCGACGCTTCGGACAGTGGTGATTGCATTCTGGTTTCGGCTGCGGGAGTTGTGATCAAGAACCTGTCCGTTCAGCACGGCGGACCGCTGGGGCCATACGAAGGTGCCTGGGATTCCGGTATCAGGATCGTGGAGACAGAAAACGTGCTTGTAGAAGACTGCTTCGTTTACGACAACGGCGCGGCGGGGATATCTCTGACGGCATCTTCTTTCTGCACCATTCGAGGCTGTTATATTTGGGATAACGTTACCGGCGTATACTTCTATGAGGATGTCTACGGTAGTTTTAGCAACAATGCCGACAATCAGATAATCGGTAACGTAGTTGGCCTCAACAGTTCGATCGGAATACATTTCGAACATTCGGTCAGTCTCTACCACTCCGATAATATCGTGCGCAGCAACTTCGTTGTCGGCAACGGTGTCGGCATGTCTATGCTCATGTCCCAGTACAATGATGTTGTCTTCAACCATTTCTACTGGAACGTCGGTCGGGCGCTTGTACTTGGCATGTGTATGGGTGGCGGGGAGAACAATACTTTCCACCACAATAGTTTCCATAACAACAACGCCGGCGACACTCAGGCGCAGGACTATGGCGACGGAACCGACTATTGGTACTCCGTCTATCAACAAGAGGGTAACTACTGGTCGGACTATACAGGCGTCGACAACAATGGCGACGGCATTGGGGACACGCCCTATACTATCGAGGAGGGTGAGACCTATGATCTTTATCCGCTGATGGTCCCCGAGGACTCCGACGGCGATGGTTTTATCGACAGTGTCGACAATTGCCCGGGACTGTATCACTCAAACCTGGCCGATGCTGACCACGACTTTATCGGCGACGAGTGTGATGATTGCACCGACTTCGATGGCGACGGCTACGGCAATCCCGGTTTGCCCAACAACACCTGCCCGGACGATAACTGCCCCAATGTGTACAATCCTGCCCAGGAGGATTTCGATGGCGACGGGATGGGTGACTCCTGTGATTACTACGCACCGGCTATCGATCAAATCTGGACTACTTGCCTGGGCCTGGCGGTAGACAACGACGGCAATTTCGGTGTCAAGGGCAATGATGCCGACGGTGGCTGCAACCTCGACTACACCCAGTACGGCGGCGACTGTGACCCGGGGGCGGATGTATACCTGTATGACGGCTCACCATTTGTATTGCGTATCAACGGCGATGATACACTGCTTTGTCAAGCCCTCCACAACACCCACAATTATCTTCGCGTTGGATGGGGTCGTCCTTATGAAGGGGTCATCACCACACCCTGGTTCGACTTGTACCGAAGCGGGACATTTGTAACCAACGACTATTCAATCGGCCTCGAACAGTGGTTCTGGGTCCCCAAGGACCCGGAGTATTGCACCTTTATCATAAAGGCCCTGAAAGTCTATTCGTTCGACGGCCAGCAGCACGACAACGTTAGTGTCGGTAATGGCATTGATTGGGATATACCGGGCGACGGCGGTGGCAACGAAGGTGGATTTGACACCACGCATCGATTGATCTATATACGCGGCCTGGAGAGCGACGGCGCAGGCTGCCAGGACAACGATGCCCGCTACGGCGGGGAGGCGCTCCTGAGTTTCCACAGTAATGACACCTGCGCCGACGCCTGGGGTACCCAGCCCTACAGCGCCTATGTTGCCACTAATCCGGACTACCTATGGCCCGAAGGCGGATTGGTGGCATCTGAGCTGGACAGCATGATACACCTACCGGGGTACAAGATAGAGCACGACACCGTCGACCTGCACGCCGTAATGACTTACTTCGTTGACCAGACGCTCATGCCCGGCGATACCGTCACGGTTTACTCGGCGCTTACAACTGTTCGCGAAGGTTCTCTGCCGATCCTGTTCAACAACGTATCATTGGCGCAATTCTGGTTGTCGGCCTTTGTCACCCAGGACTGTTACTGTTGCCGGGGACTTCGAGGGAATATCGACAACGATCCACTCAACCAGATCGATATTTCGGATTTGGTCGCTTTGGTCGATTACATGTTCACCGGTGGCCCGGGTCCGGAGTGTCCCGAAGAAGCCGACATGAACGCCGATGGTGGCTGGGACATAGCCGATCTGGTATACCTGGTGGACTTTATGTTCAACGGCGGCCCGCCGCCGGTTGCCTGCCCGTAA
- a CDS encoding CPBP family intramembrane metalloprotease produces the protein MMPNHQEPIGQEVSTYPEPAQLFTTVQPTTVPGKIIQFPLCRFVLVLAFLSPVNLAGMALDQSLTDSSGWAKLLLALAASILMYAVYCLYTRLIERRKASELALRGSVAEFGRGFGIGTALMVTVVAVLAVGGYYRIESFDPNPAIAVQGFLRMFSAAFLEEMVFRLIVFKITEEALGSWLALVVQAALFGLVHAGNPNATWFSSVAIMVEAGVLLAAAFMYTRRIWMIFGLHLAWNFIQSTVFGLTVSGHTVEGLVRPSVTGPEWLTGGAFGVEASWLAVGLCLMVGLVMLKRVVGVGRTVQPVWRRSKKPSLFPADVP, from the coding sequence ATGATGCCGAATCATCAAGAGCCCATCGGCCAAGAGGTCTCAACCTATCCTGAGCCTGCGCAATTGTTCACGACCGTCCAGCCGACAACGGTCCCGGGTAAGATTATTCAATTCCCACTATGTCGATTTGTACTGGTGCTGGCTTTTCTGTCGCCGGTGAATCTGGCCGGAATGGCATTGGACCAGTCATTGACCGACTCAAGCGGCTGGGCGAAGCTTCTTCTTGCCCTCGCCGCCTCCATTCTTATGTACGCTGTCTACTGCCTCTACACACGTTTGATCGAACGACGCAAAGCATCGGAGTTGGCCTTGAGGGGCAGCGTTGCCGAATTCGGACGCGGTTTTGGAATAGGTACTGCTCTAATGGTAACGGTCGTGGCCGTGCTGGCCGTCGGCGGATACTACCGTATTGAGTCGTTCGATCCGAACCCGGCCATCGCAGTCCAGGGATTCCTGCGGATGTTCTCCGCTGCCTTTCTGGAAGAAATGGTCTTTCGGCTGATCGTCTTCAAAATCACCGAGGAGGCTCTGGGTAGCTGGTTGGCTTTGGTAGTGCAAGCCGCTTTGTTCGGTCTGGTGCATGCCGGCAATCCAAACGCCACCTGGTTCAGCTCGGTAGCCATCATGGTCGAGGCCGGAGTTCTGTTGGCCGCGGCCTTTATGTATACACGTCGCATTTGGATGATCTTCGGGCTGCATCTGGCCTGGAATTTCATACAGTCTACAGTCTTCGGCCTGACCGTTTCGGGCCACACGGTGGAGGGATTGGTGAGGCCTTCAGTCACCGGACCAGAGTGGCTGACCGGCGGTGCCTTTGGGGTCGAGGCTTCATGGTTGGCGGTGGGACTTTGCCTGATGGTCGGCTTGGTCATGCTCAAGAGAGTCGTTGGTGTCGGGCGAACCGTGCAGCCGGTCTGGCGACGCTCCAAAAAGCCATCCCTATTCCCAGCCGATGTACCCTGA
- a CDS encoding porin family protein — MKKLVMVTLGLLLMLQSASAAGLSAGVGAFGGVGIPVAQDDQSQGTVFGIRASVKAFSVISLEPHVTFLKYGDPDVDEIIDDPTGAKVNGFGVDARLGSLAGPGLSPFFFVGIGTYKVKNDDLQIDESNTGLSGGLGVEIGVGPSLGLEVRGRFDVIGTEGGGSKKAALITAGVNYHFGL, encoded by the coding sequence ATGAAGAAGTTAGTAATGGTAACGCTTGGCTTGTTACTGATGCTTCAGTCGGCATCGGCGGCCGGTCTGTCGGCCGGTGTCGGCGCCTTTGGCGGGGTCGGTATCCCGGTGGCGCAGGATGACCAGTCGCAGGGGACGGTTTTTGGAATAAGGGCGAGTGTGAAGGCATTTTCGGTGATCTCGCTGGAACCGCACGTCACCTTTCTGAAGTATGGTGACCCGGATGTTGATGAAATCATTGACGATCCTACCGGCGCCAAGGTGAACGGATTCGGAGTCGATGCGCGCCTGGGTTCTCTGGCCGGACCCGGATTGTCACCGTTCTTTTTTGTCGGTATCGGCACCTACAAGGTCAAAAACGATGATCTACAGATCGATGAGAGCAACACCGGACTCTCCGGTGGTCTGGGTGTAGAGATCGGTGTGGGACCCTCGCTCGGTTTGGAAGTTCGTGGTCGTTTCGATGTAATCGGCACCGAGGGTGGCGGGTCCAAGAAAGCTGCGCTGATAACAGCCGGCGTTAACTACCACTTCGGATTATAG
- a CDS encoding ATP-binding cassette domain-containing protein has protein sequence MNLNIESLGKRYRGNVWGLRKFSLNVQPGLLGLLGPNGAGKSTLMRILATVTRATEGSVTFNDVDIERSPNNVRTVLGYLPQDFGVYPHLNAVEFLTYLAAAKGIGGAGQRIDQLLELVNLTEARKRPLGSLSGGMKQRVGIAQALLNDPKLLIVDEPTVGLDPEERVRFRNSLSELAGERIVILSSHIVSDVAAIATRVAIINRGRLIAQATPEELLRSVHGKVWEWVVPSTELPKLQQRLLISSSIRTDQGVRIRVVEESCPDESAEAASPTLEDAYLYILAHDRNNGNSARQPSERS, from the coding sequence TTGAATCTAAACATCGAATCACTCGGAAAACGTTATCGAGGCAATGTCTGGGGTCTGAGGAAGTTCAGTCTAAATGTCCAGCCGGGGTTGCTCGGCCTTCTGGGACCTAACGGCGCCGGCAAATCTACCCTGATGCGTATCCTGGCCACAGTCACCAGGGCGACCGAGGGCAGCGTAACTTTCAACGATGTCGACATCGAGCGTTCACCAAACAACGTGCGTACCGTGCTGGGCTATCTACCGCAGGATTTCGGTGTCTACCCACACCTGAACGCGGTCGAATTCCTGACTTATCTTGCCGCAGCCAAAGGGATCGGTGGCGCCGGGCAGCGGATCGATCAGCTATTGGAGCTGGTCAACCTGACCGAAGCCCGTAAACGTCCTCTGGGTTCTCTATCCGGCGGTATGAAGCAGCGGGTTGGGATCGCCCAAGCTCTGTTAAATGACCCCAAATTGCTGATTGTCGATGAACCAACGGTCGGTCTCGACCCGGAGGAGCGGGTTCGCTTTCGGAATTCGCTGTCGGAGTTGGCCGGGGAGAGGATTGTGATTTTGTCCTCGCACATTGTTTCCGATGTTGCCGCCATAGCCACCAGAGTGGCTATTATTAACCGCGGACGACTCATTGCCCAGGCCACTCCGGAGGAGTTGCTCAGGTCGGTGCATGGAAAAGTCTGGGAGTGGGTGGTCCCGTCAACGGAGCTGCCCAAGTTGCAGCAACGGCTGCTTATTTCCTCCAGTATCCGAACCGATCAGGGGGTGCGCATTCGCGTCGTCGAAGAAAGCTGCCCCGATGAGAGCGCAGAGGCTGCGTCTCCGACGCTCGAAGATGCCTATCTTTATATACTGGCCCATGACCGAAACAACGGTAACTCAGCCCGACAACCGAGCGAGCGTTCATGA
- a CDS encoding response regulator produces MSRKRILFVFANEQSATIEGIRQILARRQNEWEVEFVTNGAEALRAMKRCPSDIVLTDLDMPTMTGVELLKQISDLYPGTIRFIQTDASDRKVMLESTSIAHRLISKPCNPETLRGFLTTSLGLREVLAMEELHIRIAAIGTLPSPPEMYNRLMNEIQSDTVSIGRIAALISEDISLTAKLLQMINSAYFGLSRHVDNVTQAVNLLGLEAVRGLVLTAGAFSQFDFPALHKISIESIYGHSMAVGSQSQKIAEAIGLPRPECDEALMAGMLHDIGKLVMLTHFRAELQEALELADEKSIPFHEAERKVLNVTHAEIGTHLLSLWGLPDSILEPVALHHDPERMPIPQRTILTAVHMADALHHERNPFNVGDESSLANQSYLDKIGVTDVCEQFRQREQTDPIEEPSA; encoded by the coding sequence ATGTCCCGCAAGCGAATCCTTTTTGTTTTCGCAAATGAACAGTCGGCCACAATTGAAGGCATCCGTCAGATCCTTGCCAGACGGCAGAATGAATGGGAAGTCGAATTCGTAACAAACGGGGCTGAGGCTTTAAGGGCAATGAAACGGTGCCCCTCGGACATAGTCCTCACCGACCTCGATATGCCGACAATGACCGGGGTGGAACTGCTCAAACAGATCAGTGACCTTTATCCTGGTACAATTCGTTTTATCCAGACCGATGCCAGCGATCGAAAGGTCATGCTTGAGTCCACCTCTATCGCGCACCGCTTGATCAGCAAGCCGTGCAACCCGGAGACATTGCGCGGTTTCCTGACAACTTCTTTGGGGCTCAGGGAAGTCCTGGCCATGGAGGAGTTGCATATACGAATTGCAGCCATCGGCACTCTGCCCAGTCCTCCGGAAATGTACAATCGACTGATGAATGAAATCCAATCGGACACTGTGTCGATAGGGAGAATCGCCGCCCTTATCTCAGAGGATATCAGTCTAACGGCAAAACTCCTTCAAATGATCAACTCGGCCTATTTTGGACTCAGCCGGCACGTCGACAACGTCACGCAGGCAGTCAACCTGCTTGGATTGGAGGCGGTCCGAGGGTTGGTTTTGACGGCTGGGGCGTTCAGCCAATTTGATTTTCCCGCCTTACACAAGATTTCCATCGAGAGCATCTACGGTCACAGTATGGCCGTGGGGTCTCAGTCTCAGAAGATAGCCGAAGCCATCGGTTTGCCACGGCCGGAGTGCGATGAGGCGTTGATGGCCGGGATGTTACACGATATAGGCAAACTGGTGATGTTGACTCATTTCCGGGCCGAGTTACAGGAGGCGCTCGAACTGGCCGACGAGAAGTCGATTCCTTTCCACGAGGCTGAAAGAAAAGTCCTTAATGTCACTCACGCTGAAATCGGCACCCATCTCTTGTCGTTGTGGGGTCTGCCGGATTCAATTCTCGAACCGGTAGCGCTGCACCACGATCCGGAGCGGATGCCAATTCCCCAACGCACGATCCTCACGGCCGTACACATGGCCGATGCGCTCCATCACGAGCGCAATCCTTTTAATGTCGGCGACGAATCTTCGTTGGCCAATCAGTCCTATTTGGATAAGATCGGCGTTACCGACGTGTGTGAACAGTTTCGGCAGAGAGAGCAGACTGATCCGATCGAAGAACCTTCGGCTTGA
- a CDS encoding ABC transporter permease subunit translates to MTALYHTVLADFRERTRRYSFLVVLGLNLYLGYLVYVGKFTARLGNYRGVGNSAWVGSTMTMTCTLLLMMFGFYVIKNAIDRDRTTGVGEILATTPLTRIGYLFGKLLSNFAVLTSMLMIVAASGAVMQLVDPGSGSFDLWHLLAPFVYIGLPTMLLTAAFAILFESIRWLRGGLGNAVYLIMITMSLPLAMETKRPIFDFVGLNLFETSMKTAALAQFPGAKLNFNLNPEFFPGLEQFQWDGIEWTWAVVQPHFFCVGLAFFITMLAVPFFDRFDPSKTKRRVKKTPVDSNNGMVRSLAETTPYHLSHLAAVRSVFSPVALLLAELRVMLKGFHWSWYVVQLGLIVASLAAPFEIARTYILPVAWVWPLLVWSKMGTRELRWNTSQIMVSCPYPVSRQLPVAWLAGITVALVAGGGIAIKALILGQFSYLAAWLTAALFIPTLAMTLGKVSGTNKLFEVVYMTLWYVGPMNHIVPLDFLAASPEAITTGVPLYYAGATALLIPIMFAAGRHRMGT, encoded by the coding sequence ATGACTGCTCTTTACCACACCGTGCTGGCCGACTTCCGTGAACGCACCAGGCGTTACAGCTTTCTGGTCGTGCTCGGACTCAATCTCTACCTGGGATACCTGGTCTACGTGGGAAAGTTCACGGCTCGACTGGGCAACTATCGAGGTGTCGGTAACTCAGCCTGGGTCGGCAGCACCATGACCATGACCTGCACGCTACTGTTGATGATGTTCGGATTCTACGTGATCAAAAACGCTATCGATCGCGACCGGACCACCGGCGTTGGCGAGATACTCGCCACTACACCGCTCACGCGAATAGGCTATCTGTTCGGCAAGCTCCTCAGTAACTTTGCAGTTTTGACCTCGATGTTGATGATTGTAGCGGCATCAGGAGCGGTCATGCAACTTGTCGACCCCGGTTCCGGCAGCTTTGATCTGTGGCATTTGCTGGCGCCGTTTGTGTACATCGGGCTGCCGACTATGCTGCTCACGGCCGCCTTTGCAATACTGTTCGAATCGATCCGGTGGCTGCGCGGTGGGCTGGGGAATGCCGTCTACCTGATCATGATAACGATGAGCCTGCCGCTGGCCATGGAGACCAAGCGTCCAATTTTCGACTTTGTTGGGCTCAACCTTTTTGAGACAAGCATGAAAACAGCGGCCTTGGCTCAGTTTCCGGGGGCCAAACTGAATTTCAATCTCAATCCGGAGTTCTTCCCCGGTTTGGAACAGTTCCAATGGGACGGTATCGAGTGGACCTGGGCGGTGGTGCAGCCGCACTTCTTCTGTGTCGGGTTGGCCTTCTTTATTACCATGCTGGCGGTGCCGTTCTTTGACCGATTCGATCCATCGAAAACAAAGCGCCGGGTCAAAAAGACTCCCGTGGATTCCAACAACGGTATGGTTCGTTCTCTTGCCGAGACCACACCTTACCATCTCAGTCATTTGGCCGCGGTGCGTTCGGTGTTCAGCCCGGTTGCACTTTTGTTGGCCGAACTCAGGGTGATGCTCAAGGGCTTTCACTGGTCCTGGTACGTTGTGCAGCTGGGCTTGATCGTTGCCTCGCTGGCTGCGCCCTTCGAGATTGCCCGAACTTATATTTTGCCGGTGGCATGGGTGTGGCCGCTGTTAGTCTGGTCGAAAATGGGGACGCGTGAACTCAGGTGGAACACGTCGCAGATTATGGTCAGCTGTCCGTACCCGGTGTCGCGTCAATTGCCGGTCGCCTGGCTGGCCGGAATTACTGTCGCTCTCGTCGCTGGAGGTGGAATCGCTATCAAGGCTCTCATCCTGGGTCAGTTTTCCTATCTTGCGGCGTGGCTGACGGCGGCCCTCTTTATTCCCACCCTGGCCATGACTCTGGGAAAAGTAAGCGGAACCAACAAGCTGTTTGAGGTTGTTTACATGACTCTTTGGTATGTCGGGCCGATGAACCATATCGTGCCGTTGGATTTCCTGGCCGCTTCCCCGGAGGCCATCACGACCGGCGTACCGCTGTATTATGCCGGGGCAACTGCGCTGTTGATTCCGATCATGTTTGCAGCCGGCCGTCACCGAATGGGTACGTGA